One stretch of Novosphingobium pentaromativorans US6-1 DNA includes these proteins:
- a CDS encoding lysophospholipid acyltransferase family protein → MSARKGLLGNAELSNPGLESTTKQRANVGFGIRRESAMKILRSWAFDAAWILWTAPFGIVIPVLWLLGSPPKAVRKFTRIWARGVLFGLSWIVGLDFREEGRSNIPPEPCLIICNHQSVWETLAALVLFPEVSIIAKDELLGIPILGWFLKNSPMIVIARGSAASSLRKMKVEGAAALSEGRSVLIFPEGTRKSAHEQVHFKRGVELLYGALGAKVLPVVVDSGKFWGVGGSLKKPGTITVSYLPVLEPGLDITEFARDAEFRMQAERARQLMRNPCALRSDSRKADDRE, encoded by the coding sequence ATGAGCGCACGCAAAGGTTTGCTGGGAAATGCTGAACTATCGAACCCTGGTCTTGAGAGCACGACGAAACAGCGCGCTAACGTTGGTTTCGGCATTCGCAGGGAAAGTGCAATGAAGATCTTGCGTTCCTGGGCGTTCGATGCCGCCTGGATACTATGGACAGCTCCGTTCGGAATTGTGATACCGGTCTTATGGCTCCTGGGATCGCCGCCAAAGGCAGTTAGAAAATTCACGCGTATCTGGGCACGCGGCGTCCTGTTCGGACTCTCCTGGATTGTCGGGCTCGATTTCCGCGAAGAGGGACGGAGCAATATCCCGCCGGAGCCCTGTCTGATCATCTGCAATCATCAATCGGTCTGGGAGACGCTTGCCGCGCTGGTGCTGTTCCCGGAGGTATCGATCATCGCCAAGGACGAACTGCTGGGTATTCCTATCCTTGGCTGGTTCCTGAAGAACTCACCGATGATCGTTATAGCGCGCGGTTCCGCGGCCTCTTCGCTTCGCAAGATGAAAGTCGAGGGCGCCGCAGCGCTCAGCGAAGGACGTTCAGTACTCATTTTCCCCGAGGGCACGCGCAAAAGCGCGCATGAACAAGTTCATTTCAAGCGCGGGGTCGAGTTGCTCTACGGTGCACTGGGGGCAAAGGTTCTGCCGGTTGTCGTCGACTCAGGCAAGTTTTGGGGCGTTGGTGGGAGCCTCAAAAAACCCGGCACTATAACAGTATCTTATCTACCAGTCCTTGAGCCCGGATTGGACATTACAGAATTCGCGCGGGACGCTGAATTTCGCATGCAGGCCGAAAGGGCAAGGCAGTTGATGAGAAATCCTTGTGCTCTTCGATCGGATTCAAGGAAGGCAGACGATAGGGAATGA
- a CDS encoding F0F1 ATP synthase subunit gamma, giving the protein MSNTMESLRRKIQSADDLQSVVRTMKALAASSVGQFERSVRGLADYQRAVELGLAACFRQSAVPLPMRDEERLGQTEAISAIVFGSDQGLVGQFNDVIADYAITTLAAFYGKSRVWAVGERVYARLADAGLQLVGLLPVPNSIQAIIPLVAQVQIASETEAANGANSSLWVFHNRPLSGALYEPTRQRLLPLDKQWQQDLLHTPWPTTNLPEIVGGNSRTTRALIREFLFISLFRACAESLASENASRLVAMERADKNISELLEQLHGTFHQLRQGDIDEELFDVISGFEALAGTR; this is encoded by the coding sequence ATGAGCAACACAATGGAGAGCCTGCGGCGAAAGATTCAGAGCGCCGACGATCTCCAGTCCGTCGTCCGGACGATGAAGGCCCTGGCCGCATCGAGCGTAGGACAGTTTGAAAGATCAGTACGCGGATTGGCGGATTACCAGCGCGCTGTGGAACTGGGGCTAGCCGCCTGCTTTCGACAAAGCGCGGTTCCGCTTCCGATGAGAGACGAGGAAAGGCTCGGCCAGACAGAAGCAATCAGCGCCATCGTTTTCGGTTCGGATCAAGGTCTGGTTGGGCAGTTTAACGACGTGATCGCCGATTACGCGATCACGACGCTTGCCGCGTTTTACGGCAAATCCCGGGTGTGGGCGGTCGGGGAACGCGTTTATGCACGCCTGGCGGATGCCGGATTGCAACTGGTGGGCCTCTTGCCAGTGCCCAATTCCATTCAGGCCATCATTCCGCTTGTCGCACAGGTTCAAATCGCCAGCGAAACGGAAGCAGCCAATGGGGCAAATAGCAGTCTTTGGGTGTTCCATAATCGGCCGTTGTCCGGCGCCCTATACGAACCGACCAGGCAACGGCTGTTGCCGCTCGACAAGCAATGGCAACAAGATCTGCTCCATACCCCCTGGCCAACTACGAATTTGCCTGAAATCGTGGGTGGCAATTCCAGGACCACGCGTGCCCTCATTCGCGAATTTCTCTTCATCTCACTCTTTCGGGCCTGCGCAGAATCGCTGGCCAGCGAGAATGCGAGCCGACTGGTAGCTATGGAGCGCGCCGACAAGAACATCAGCGAATTGCTCGAGCAGCTCCACGGCACCTTCCATCAGCTACGCCAGGGCGACATCGATGAAGAACTGTTCGATGTCATTTCCGGCTTCGAAGCGCTGGCAGGAACGCGGTAG
- a CDS encoding DUF2933 domain-containing protein, which translates to MPIVFLGFAAIAGYFLFTEHRVHALSILPWALLLLACPLLHMFMHGGHGGHGGHGGQGGDDDQGVSNDGERQVSDQHSRHKVADTRARRR; encoded by the coding sequence ATGCCGATTGTCTTCCTCGGTTTCGCAGCGATTGCGGGGTATTTCCTGTTTACCGAACATAGGGTTCACGCGCTCAGCATTCTCCCCTGGGCTTTGCTCTTGTTGGCCTGCCCGCTGCTCCACATGTTCATGCACGGAGGACATGGTGGACACGGAGGTCATGGCGGCCAAGGCGGTGACGATGATCAGGGCGTCAGCAACGACGGCGAGAGGCAGGTCAGCGATCAACACAGCAGGCATAAGGTCGCTGATACCCGTGCCCGTCGCCGATAG
- a CDS encoding F0F1 ATP synthase subunit C, with protein MDSATLIAIASIVTAGLTIALGSIGPALGEGRAVATALSSLAQQPDASSTITRTLFVGLAMIESVAIYCFVISMILIFANPFWNNVIAQAAGK; from the coding sequence ATGGATAGCGCGACGCTTATTGCGATTGCTTCAATCGTCACTGCCGGACTGACGATCGCGTTGGGGAGTATAGGACCCGCGCTCGGCGAAGGGCGCGCGGTTGCCACGGCCTTGAGTTCGCTGGCACAGCAGCCTGACGCTTCATCCACAATCACGCGAACCTTGTTTGTGGGATTGGCCATGATCGAGTCGGTCGCGATCTATTGCTTCGTGATCTCGATGATCCTTATTTTCGCCAATCCGTTCTGGAATAATGTAATCGCTCAGGCTGCGGGAAAATAG
- the petA gene encoding ubiquinol-cytochrome c reductase iron-sulfur subunit: MENDMSSDPPQACASGAAIRPPEMRRRDFLNIAPVAAAGTGAVIALWPLIDSMNPSAEVLAQSSTDVDLASVEAGQRITVNWRGQPVFIARRTGEEIARARADDANSSLIDPQTDAERVQRDPWLIVIGVCTHLGCVPLGQSPGDPRGRYGGWFCPCHGSVYDASGRVRRGPAPRNLAVPPYAFRGDSIVHIGQ, encoded by the coding sequence ATGGAGAACGATATGAGCAGCGATCCGCCTCAAGCCTGTGCATCCGGTGCGGCCATCCGCCCCCCGGAAATGAGAAGAAGGGATTTCCTGAATATCGCTCCGGTTGCAGCCGCCGGGACCGGAGCGGTAATTGCTTTGTGGCCATTGATCGATAGCATGAATCCGTCGGCTGAGGTCCTCGCGCAGTCTTCGACAGACGTTGACTTAGCTTCAGTTGAAGCTGGACAGCGCATTACCGTCAATTGGCGAGGGCAGCCCGTTTTCATCGCCCGTCGTACCGGCGAAGAGATTGCCCGGGCGAGAGCTGACGATGCCAATTCGAGTCTTATTGATCCGCAAACGGACGCTGAGCGGGTGCAGAGAGATCCATGGCTCATTGTCATTGGTGTTTGTACGCATTTAGGCTGCGTTCCTCTCGGCCAAAGCCCCGGAGATCCCCGGGGAAGATATGGTGGATGGTTCTGCCCTTGCCACGGATCGGTTTACGATGCTTCAGGACGTGTTCGGCGCGGCCCGGCGCCGCGAAATCTCGCTGTTCCACCATATGCCTTCCGAGGCGATTCGATAGTGCATATTGGACAGTAG
- a CDS encoding AtpZ/AtpI family protein: MSDKPSNTPETQKRSFGQAVGTKAARKLKARRNTDKGVWFGLGMMGLVGWSVAIPTLLGAALGIWLDRRHPTEYSWTLALLVAGLVIGCFNAWHWVAKEDKEMRDDLDDGHE; this comes from the coding sequence ATGAGCGATAAGCCGAGCAATACTCCTGAAACGCAAAAGCGGTCGTTCGGTCAGGCGGTCGGCACTAAAGCGGCGCGAAAGCTCAAGGCTCGGCGCAATACCGACAAAGGCGTCTGGTTCGGTTTGGGAATGATGGGGCTCGTCGGCTGGTCGGTAGCGATCCCGACGCTGCTCGGCGCTGCGCTCGGCATTTGGTTGGATCGACGTCATCCAACCGAATATTCCTGGACGCTGGCCCTGTTGGTGGCGGGCCTTGTCATCGGCTGCTTCAACGCGTGGCACTGGGTTGCCAAGGAAGACAAGGAGATGCGCGACGATCTGGACGACGGCCATGAATGA
- a CDS encoding methyltransferase family protein, with protein sequence MHSDSSAAYGLWGLVILNSAIFIFFAFSFFKPQTKRDWRSFSAFSAFLVALFAEMYGFPLTIYLLSGWLQSNYPQVDWFSHDAGHLLEELFGWRANPHFGPFHILSFVLIGGGFWMISSGWARLYRAQKQEMLATEGIYSYVRHPQYDGFILVMLGFLFQWPTVLTLAMFPVLVVMYVRLARSEEREALAAFGQDYRAYMARVPGFIPRLSRSRSDEPKPPKTRPRRPF encoded by the coding sequence ATGCATAGCGACTCATCCGCCGCTTATGGACTTTGGGGTCTGGTGATCCTCAACTCCGCGATCTTCATTTTCTTCGCGTTCAGCTTCTTCAAGCCGCAAACCAAGCGCGACTGGCGATCATTCAGCGCTTTCAGTGCCTTTCTTGTCGCCCTTTTTGCCGAAATGTATGGATTCCCGCTGACCATCTATCTGCTCTCGGGCTGGCTACAGAGCAACTATCCGCAGGTGGACTGGTTCTCGCATGACGCCGGCCATCTGCTCGAAGAGCTGTTCGGCTGGCGAGCCAACCCTCATTTCGGGCCGTTCCACATCCTCAGCTTCGTCCTGATCGGCGGTGGCTTCTGGATGATATCGAGCGGTTGGGCACGGCTGTACCGTGCCCAGAAGCAAGAAATGCTCGCCACCGAAGGTATCTATTCCTACGTCCGGCATCCGCAATATGACGGCTTCATTCTCGTCATGCTTGGCTTCCTGTTCCAATGGCCAACCGTCTTGACGCTAGCGATGTTTCCGGTCCTGGTTGTCATGTATGTGCGGCTCGCCCGGAGCGAAGAGCGCGAAGCACTCGCCGCTTTCGGCCAGGATTATCGGGCATACATGGCGCGCGTCCCGGGTTTTATTCCCAGGCTGTCGCGTTCGCGGTCAGATGAGCCGAAGCCGCCCAAAACCCGACCGCGCCGTCCGTTCTAA
- a CDS encoding F0F1 ATP synthase subunit A gives MRLSPDDMIFWQHGFLKLNGTIVFTWVLMVVLAVGAKLITRNLSTALHRSRWQNFLEIIVTGIEKQIEDVGLRPPRKYIGFLGTLFLFVALASLFTIVPGYEPPTGSLSTTAALALSVWVIVPVFGIQEQGLGGYLKSYLEPTVMMLPFNIISELSRTLALAVRLFGNMMSGTMILAILLTVTPFLFPVVMSALGLLTGMVQAYIFSILATVYIAAATRVSGPRTVLRPGPSA, from the coding sequence ATGCGCCTTAGTCCCGACGACATGATCTTCTGGCAGCATGGCTTTCTCAAGCTCAATGGCACGATCGTGTTCACATGGGTTCTGATGGTCGTGCTGGCCGTTGGTGCAAAGCTCATCACGCGCAATCTCTCCACGGCGTTGCACCGTTCGCGCTGGCAAAATTTTCTGGAAATCATCGTCACCGGCATCGAGAAGCAAATTGAAGATGTGGGCCTCCGTCCCCCGAGGAAGTATATCGGCTTTCTGGGCACGCTCTTCCTGTTCGTCGCGCTGGCCAGTCTGTTCACGATTGTTCCCGGCTACGAGCCGCCGACGGGGTCGCTTTCGACAACCGCGGCTCTTGCGCTGAGCGTTTGGGTGATCGTGCCCGTATTCGGCATTCAGGAACAGGGCCTGGGCGGATATCTCAAATCATATTTGGAACCGACAGTCATGATGCTGCCGTTCAACATCATCAGTGAGCTTTCGCGCACATTGGCGCTCGCGGTGCGCCTGTTTGGCAATATGATGAGCGGAACGATGATTCTAGCCATCTTGCTGACCGTCACGCCGTTCCTCTTCCCGGTCGTCATGAGTGCGCTCGGACTGCTCACCGGCATGGTGCAAGCCTACATCTTCAGCATCCTGGCCACGGTGTACATCGCCGCCGCTACACGCGTCAGCGGTCCCCGAACAGTACTAAGGCCAGGCCCTTCAGCATGA
- a CDS encoding ATP synthase subunit I codes for MNELGALAPSLGAGLLLGAFFFGGLWWTIIRGVSSRQPGLWFMGSMLVRTGITMAGFYLVGGAHWERWLSCLLGFLVARYMIKWLTRSSGKMLTRSAAETRHAP; via the coding sequence ATGAATGAATTGGGAGCGCTGGCACCATCCTTAGGCGCGGGCCTTCTGCTCGGTGCGTTTTTCTTTGGCGGACTCTGGTGGACCATCATCAGGGGCGTCTCATCGAGGCAGCCGGGACTTTGGTTCATGGGCAGCATGCTGGTGCGGACGGGTATCACCATGGCAGGATTTTATCTTGTGGGAGGAGCACATTGGGAGCGATGGCTGTCGTGTCTCCTTGGCTTTCTGGTCGCGCGTTATATGATCAAATGGCTGACGCGTTCGTCAGGAAAGATGCTCACCCGCTCGGCAGCGGAGACGCGTCATGCGCCTTAG
- a CDS encoding alternate F1F0 ATPase, F1 subunit alpha: MSAEPESLQSALDSALAGISQARETFRPQLIPREVGTVTSIATGVAKVSGLPSVGFEELVRFSDGTLGIAFNVDEDEIGVVLLGSHSHLNAGDEVERTGRVMDVVVGDGLLGRTIDPLGRPLDDKGPVIANERLPIERTAPHIMDRVAVTTPLQTGIKVIDALIPVGRGQRELILGDRQTGKTAIAIDTILNQRGQNVLCIYCAIGQRASAVAKAVATLREAGALDYTVVVVTEGNDPPGLTFIAPYAATSIAEHFMAQGRNVLIAYDDLTQHARAYRELSLLLRRPPGREAFPGDIFYIHARLLERATHLREELGGGSLTALPIVETEAQNLSAYIPTNLISITDGQIYLSPSLFELGILPAVDVGKSVSRVGGKAQRAAFRAAAGNLKLAYAQFEELESFARFGARLDEDTRKTINHGRRIRACLQQPESAPVSVPAQIAILLAVTAKLFDPVALDQMWAAEDAVQKAALKIPDDVRTRLVSSAKLSEEDRETIIKIARQALAPLQTLPVSQGSEETGGGSASLAARPEPAVDMRDKS; this comes from the coding sequence ATGAGCGCCGAGCCCGAAAGCTTGCAGAGTGCTCTCGACAGTGCATTGGCCGGAATAAGCCAGGCGCGGGAAACGTTCAGACCGCAGCTGATCCCAAGAGAAGTCGGCACCGTCACCAGCATCGCCACAGGTGTCGCCAAGGTATCCGGGCTTCCTTCGGTCGGCTTTGAGGAACTGGTGAGATTTTCCGACGGCACGCTCGGCATTGCGTTCAACGTCGATGAGGATGAAATCGGCGTCGTGCTGCTCGGTTCGCATTCTCATCTGAACGCCGGCGATGAAGTCGAGCGCACGGGCCGAGTCATGGATGTGGTCGTGGGTGATGGACTGCTAGGGCGCACTATCGACCCGCTTGGTCGTCCGCTCGACGACAAAGGCCCGGTCATCGCCAACGAGCGCCTGCCTATCGAACGCACCGCGCCGCACATCATGGATCGCGTGGCGGTCACGACTCCGCTCCAGACCGGGATTAAGGTGATCGATGCCCTTATTCCCGTTGGCCGCGGTCAGCGCGAACTGATCCTCGGCGACCGGCAGACAGGCAAGACCGCCATTGCCATCGACACCATTCTCAACCAGCGTGGTCAGAATGTGCTGTGCATATATTGTGCCATCGGCCAGCGCGCCTCCGCTGTCGCAAAGGCGGTAGCGACCCTGCGGGAGGCGGGCGCACTGGACTATACCGTCGTCGTCGTTACCGAGGGCAATGATCCACCCGGACTGACCTTCATCGCGCCCTACGCCGCGACCAGTATCGCCGAGCATTTCATGGCGCAGGGGCGCAACGTCCTGATCGCTTATGATGATCTCACGCAACATGCCCGCGCTTACCGCGAGTTATCCCTGCTGTTGCGCCGCCCGCCTGGCCGCGAGGCCTTTCCCGGCGATATCTTCTACATTCACGCGCGGCTGCTCGAACGGGCAACGCATCTGCGCGAGGAACTCGGAGGTGGGTCTCTCACGGCGCTGCCGATCGTTGAAACCGAAGCGCAGAACCTGTCTGCATATATTCCGACCAATCTGATTTCGATTACCGACGGCCAGATATATCTCTCGCCTTCCCTTTTTGAATTGGGCATATTGCCTGCCGTCGATGTCGGCAAATCCGTCTCGCGCGTCGGCGGCAAGGCGCAGCGCGCTGCCTTTCGCGCCGCGGCCGGCAATCTCAAGCTCGCCTATGCACAGTTTGAAGAATTGGAAAGCTTCGCCCGGTTTGGTGCCCGACTGGATGAAGATACCCGCAAGACCATCAACCATGGACGCCGCATTCGTGCCTGCCTCCAACAGCCCGAAAGTGCGCCGGTGTCGGTCCCGGCGCAAATTGCGATCCTGCTAGCCGTAACCGCGAAGCTCTTCGATCCGGTTGCGCTTGACCAGATGTGGGCTGCCGAGGACGCGGTCCAAAAAGCAGCTTTGAAGATCCCCGACGACGTGCGTACTCGATTGGTGAGCTCTGCCAAGTTGAGCGAGGAAGATCGCGAGACGATCATCAAAATCGCCCGACAGGCGCTCGCTCCGCTCCAAACCCTACCGGTCTCTCAAGGCAGCGAAGAGACCGGAGGCGGTTCCGCGTCACTCGCTGCTCGACCCGAACCTGCGGTGGACATGCGGGACAAGTCATGA
- the ppk2 gene encoding polyphosphate kinase 2, producing MSKNKQDKSTPGYGEQLHTLQIGLSALQRQVIAGGRKLLIILEGRDAAGKDGTIKRIVKHLSPRDTRVVALGAPSDHDRRSWYFQRWTSHLPAAGEIVLFNRSWYNRAGVEKVMNYSTEAEYEEFMATVPLFEQLLAHCGITLVKYYLDISKDEQKRRLEARRKDPLKQWKLSPVDDRAIKRWDAYSAARNEMLARTHSVAAPWTVVRADDKHQTRLSLISDLLTRLGEAPRTDLGLPDPNTVFLYDSAALKQGLIAP from the coding sequence ATGAGCAAGAACAAGCAGGACAAATCTACGCCCGGCTACGGCGAGCAGCTCCATACGCTTCAGATCGGGCTTAGCGCGTTACAGCGTCAGGTGATTGCCGGCGGCCGCAAGTTGCTGATTATTCTCGAGGGGCGAGATGCGGCTGGCAAGGATGGCACGATCAAGCGCATCGTCAAACATCTGAGTCCACGAGACACCCGCGTGGTAGCCCTTGGCGCACCGTCCGACCATGATCGTCGATCCTGGTACTTCCAGCGCTGGACGAGCCATCTTCCTGCGGCCGGCGAAATCGTCCTGTTCAATCGCAGCTGGTACAATCGTGCTGGTGTCGAGAAGGTGATGAATTATAGCACGGAAGCTGAATATGAGGAATTCATGGCGACCGTGCCGCTGTTTGAGCAACTTCTCGCACATTGCGGCATCACACTGGTCAAATATTATCTCGATATTTCGAAGGATGAACAGAAAAGGCGTCTGGAGGCCCGCCGGAAAGATCCGCTGAAGCAGTGGAAGCTCAGTCCGGTGGATGATCGAGCAATTAAACGCTGGGATGCCTACAGTGCGGCTCGCAACGAGATGCTTGCCCGTACACACAGCGTTGCCGCACCTTGGACGGTGGTGCGAGCCGATGACAAACACCAAACCCGGCTTTCGCTCATCAGCGATCTTCTGACCCGTTTGGGGGAAGCGCCGCGTACCGATTTAGGCTTGCCCGATCCCAATACCGTTTTCCTTTACGACAGCGCTGCCCTCAAGCAGGGCCTTATCGCGCCGTGA
- a CDS encoding F0F1 ATP synthase subunit delta: MLVDWFTIGAQALNFLILVWLLKRFLYRPILDAIDVREQRIAAELADADAKRAEAQRERDEFQHKNAQFDQQRAARMTTAMEEVKVERQRLMEEARNAADALSARLRETLRSQAQDLNQTIARQAQQEVFAIARMALKDLAAASLDERMGEIFIARLRALDGETKERFGKAIRTTTEPALVRSAFSLPPAQRVGIQRELKQIFSDQIDVRFVVAPDLVGGIELITNGQKIAWTIADYLTSLQDQVDALLAKSGEIEPQPTVEPAPNSRAKSVAMTSSLAEPSVTNRKRK, translated from the coding sequence GTGCTCGTCGATTGGTTCACTATCGGTGCGCAGGCGCTCAATTTCCTTATCCTCGTGTGGTTGCTGAAGCGCTTTCTCTATCGGCCCATCCTCGACGCCATCGACGTGCGCGAACAGCGGATCGCTGCGGAACTTGCCGACGCCGACGCAAAAAGGGCTGAGGCCCAACGCGAGCGCGACGAGTTCCAGCACAAGAATGCGCAGTTCGATCAGCAGCGCGCTGCCCGCATGACCACGGCGATGGAAGAAGTGAAGGTGGAACGGCAGCGTCTCATGGAGGAAGCGCGCAATGCCGCCGATGCCTTGAGCGCCCGATTGCGGGAAACGCTGCGAAGCCAGGCTCAAGACCTCAATCAGACCATCGCCCGGCAAGCGCAGCAGGAAGTGTTTGCCATTGCGCGAATGGCGCTGAAGGATCTTGCTGCGGCAAGTCTCGACGAGCGCATGGGCGAGATATTCATCGCGCGACTGCGTGCGTTGGACGGGGAGACCAAAGAGCGTTTCGGCAAGGCCATCAGGACTACAACCGAACCGGCGCTCGTGCGCAGCGCGTTCTCTTTACCTCCCGCGCAGCGCGTGGGAATCCAAAGGGAGCTCAAGCAAATTTTTTCAGATCAAATCGACGTCCGGTTTGTCGTCGCGCCCGACTTGGTCGGGGGCATTGAACTGATCACGAATGGACAAAAGATTGCCTGGACCATCGCGGATTACCTGACATCGCTTCAAGACCAGGTCGATGCGCTTCTTGCGAAAAGCGGTGAGATCGAGCCCCAACCCACGGTTGAGCCCGCGCCGAACTCCCGGGCGAAGAGCGTCGCGATGACGTCATCGCTGGCTGAACCGTCAGTGACGAATAGGAAGCGCAAATGA